The following proteins are co-located in the Silene latifolia isolate original U9 population chromosome 1, ASM4854445v1, whole genome shotgun sequence genome:
- the LOC141648881 gene encoding peroxidase P7-like, protein MACSKVYFLLVITCLGLFLNVDANLDPNYYSNTCPQALSIVKQGLEEAIANEARVGASLLRVHFHDCFVNGCDGSILLDNSATIQSEMQAKANNNSARGFEVVDQIKANLEYACPGIVSCADILAIIARDAVVHYGGPTWEVRLGRRDSITANRAGANMSIPAPFFNLNNLTSNFAAQGLSFNDMVALSGAHTVGFARCTNFRAHIENDLNIDTTLATSLQQICPKMGNDDVLEPLDIQTPFVFDNKYYQNLVVKKGLLHSDQQLFNQNKADSLVLIYAVDQGKFFDDFVKGMIKMGNINPLTGSDGEIRCNCHKPNYS, encoded by the exons ATGGCTTGTTCAAAGGTCTACTTTCTACTAGTGATTACTTGCCTTGGCCTCTTTCTAAATGTTGATGCCAATCTTGATCCTAATTATTACTCAAATACTTGCCCACAAGCTCTAAGTATTGTCAAACAAGGACTTGAAGAAGCTATCGCGAACGAGGCTCGTGTTGGTGCTTCCTTACTTCGAGTTCATTTCCATGATTGCTTTGTCAAT GGTTGCGATGGATCGATTCTGTTGGATAATAGCGCGACTATACAAAGTGAGATGCAAGCTAAAGCTAATAACAATTCAGCACGAGGTTTTGAAGTGGTAGATCAAATCAAGGCCAATTTAGAGTATGCTTGCCCTGGAATAGTCTCTTGTGCTGATATTCTTGCCATCATTGCTCGTGACGCTGTAGTTCAT TATGGGGGTCCAACATGGGAAGTCAGATTGGGAAGAAGAGATTCAATTACGGCGAATCGAGCCGGTGCCAACATGTCAATTCCAGCACCATTCTTCAATCTTAACAATCTCACATCTAACTTTGCTGCCCAAGGTCTATCATTCAATGATATGGTTGCTCTTTCGG GTGCTCACACAGTAGGATTCGCAAGGTGCACAAATTTCCGAGCACATATCGAAAATGACTTAAACATCGACACCACCTTGGCTACATCACTCCAACAAATATGTCCTAAGATGGGCAACGACGATGTCCTTGAACCCTTAGACATCCAAACACCGTTTGTTTTCGACAACAAATATTATCAGAATTTAGTGGTTAAAAAGGGATTGCTTCATTCTGATCAACAACTATTTAATCAAAACAAGGCGGATTCACTAGTCCTGATATACGCAGTAGACCAAGGCAAATTCTTTGATGATTTTGTTAAGGGTATGATTAAGATGGGTAATATTAATCCTCTTACTGGAAGTGATGGTGAAATTCGATGTAATTGTCATAAACCCAATTATTCTTGA